From Flavobacterium arcticum, the proteins below share one genomic window:
- a CDS encoding DUF4290 domain-containing protein: MQYTPEEAVNSLEYNSERTHLIIPEYGRHLQKLIDQAAAIEDKEERNKAAKYIISVMGNLNPHLRDVPDFQHKLWDQIFIMSDFNLDVDSPYPIPSKEMLEEKPERLAYPQNFPKYRFYGNNIKYMIDVANKWEDGELKNALIMVIANHMKKSFLSWNKDTVKDDVIFQHLLELSGGKIDLLKSEEELSTSSDLMKVNKKLSNKTQFGTIKPKSHRSNSGGKNNQNNKNRKS, encoded by the coding sequence ATGCAATATACACCGGAAGAAGCAGTAAACTCATTAGAGTATAATTCCGAAAGGACTCACTTAATAATACCCGAGTATGGAAGGCACTTGCAAAAACTAATTGACCAAGCCGCGGCCATAGAGGACAAAGAAGAACGAAACAAAGCTGCAAAATATATAATATCAGTAATGGGTAACCTCAACCCTCATCTACGCGATGTACCTGATTTTCAGCACAAACTTTGGGATCAAATATTTATAATGTCTGACTTCAATCTGGATGTAGATTCACCCTACCCTATTCCTTCTAAAGAAATGTTAGAAGAAAAGCCTGAAAGGCTTGCCTACCCTCAAAATTTCCCTAAGTATCGTTTTTATGGCAACAATATTAAATACATGATAGATGTAGCCAATAAATGGGAAGACGGAGAGCTTAAAAACGCACTTATTATGGTTATAGCTAACCATATGAAAAAATCATTTTTAAGCTGGAACAAAGACACTGTTAAAGATGATGTTATCTTTCAACATCTGTTAGAATTATCAGGAGGAAAAATAGATCTTTTAAAAAGCGAAGAAGAGCTTTCTACCTCTTCTGATTTAATGAAGGTAAATAAAAAGCTAAGTAATAAAACACAGTTTGGCACTATAAAACCTAAATCTCATCGATCTAACTCTGGTGGAAAAAATAACCAAAATAATAAAAACAGAAAATCCTAA
- a CDS encoding AAA family ATPase yields the protein MAKEIIIIIGGPGSGKTSLIEYLEKKGHTCYPEISREVTLEARKQGIEQLFLEKPLLFSELLLEGRKKQYTSAVNDESDIVFIDRGLPDVLAYMHYIGDAYPSFFDDVCKEYRYTKIFFLPPWREIYTADEARYESYEQAELIATHLQETYKSYGYQLIEVPKDTLDNRILFILEHLS from the coding sequence GTGGCTAAAGAAATAATAATAATAATTGGCGGACCAGGCTCTGGGAAAACGAGTCTTATAGAGTATCTTGAAAAAAAAGGACATACTTGCTATCCTGAAATTTCACGTGAAGTTACCCTCGAGGCGCGTAAACAAGGTATAGAACAACTGTTTTTAGAAAAGCCGTTGCTTTTTAGTGAACTTCTACTCGAAGGTAGAAAAAAGCAGTATACCTCTGCTGTTAATGATGAAAGTGATATCGTATTTATAGATAGAGGGTTGCCCGATGTTTTGGCTTATATGCATTACATTGGCGATGCTTATCCGTCTTTTTTTGATGATGTTTGTAAAGAATATAGATATACTAAAATATTCTTTTTACCGCCTTGGCGCGAAATATATACCGCCGATGAAGCTCGTTATGAAAGCTATGAGCAAGCAGAATTGATTGCTACTCATTTGCAAGAAACATATAAAAGTTATGGTTATCAATTAATAGAAGTTCCAAAAGATACTCTAGATAACAGAATTCTTTTTATATTGGAGCATCTTTCATAA
- a CDS encoding DUF493 family protein, with translation MDNKSEEFYKRLKQELSDSTIWPSEYLFKFIVPTNPEKILKVENTFNGMGAVIKTTKSKNEKYTSISINVKMVSAQSVIDKYIELSEIEGIISL, from the coding sequence ATGGACAACAAAAGTGAAGAATTTTACAAAAGGCTAAAACAAGAATTATCAGATTCAACAATTTGGCCATCAGAATATTTATTTAAATTTATCGTTCCAACAAATCCTGAAAAGATATTAAAAGTAGAGAATACTTTTAACGGAATGGGAGCTGTTATAAAAACTACTAAATCTAAAAACGAAAAATATACCAGTATCTCTATAAATGTAAAAATGGTAAGCGCACAATCTGTAATAGATAAGTATATAGAACTTTCAGAGATTGAAGGTATAATCTCACTATAA
- a CDS encoding RecQ family ATP-dependent DNA helicase — protein sequence MQQPLEILKKYWQHDNFRDPQGEIIQSVLEGKDTFALMPTGGGKSICFQIPALIKPGICLVVSPLIALMKDQVANLSQRGIKAIALTGGLSPDAISDQLDNCKFGDYKFLYVSPERLQADWIIERIKELHINLVAIDEAHCVSQWGHDFRPAYLKISELKKHLPYVPFLALTASATKRVQDDIVTNLGLETPIVYKKSFFRENIAYMVFETEDKLHRLQQILTKNPEPSIIYVRNRKSCHDVSQQLQSLGYKATYYHGGLREKEKEANMKAWMQEKVQVIVATNAFGMGIDKVNVKTVIHIQLPENPENYYQEAGRVGRNGEKSFAILLINKSDIVVTQNQFIEVLPDRKFLKNVYSRLNSYLQIAYGEGIGQTFPFNLNAFCWQYKFSVVKTYNALQFLDRQSIITLSKQFSESITLQFLVSSKEVLRYTSLNPADEEMVLAILRNYAGIFDMETAINTNLITRKAKTSEQELLALMQRLQQKGIISYTSKGADSSLTFNEIREDDLTINRVAVFLEQQNKIKLQQFETIVHYATNTNRCKSRLLLDYFDEEKSKDCGICSYCITKNKKSRNIIDLAQSVLQLLEKGSCNSREIEQKLELSSQETIYVLQLLLENEKIKLNTNNQYIIK from the coding sequence ATGCAACAACCTCTTGAGATTCTAAAAAAGTACTGGCAGCATGATAACTTTCGCGATCCGCAGGGAGAAATAATCCAATCGGTACTCGAAGGAAAAGATACTTTTGCTTTAATGCCTACAGGTGGAGGAAAATCTATATGCTTTCAAATACCTGCATTAATAAAACCGGGGATTTGTTTAGTGGTATCTCCTCTTATAGCTTTAATGAAAGATCAGGTTGCTAATTTGTCTCAACGTGGTATTAAAGCTATTGCGTTAACAGGAGGCTTGTCTCCCGATGCTATAAGCGATCAATTAGATAATTGTAAATTTGGAGATTATAAATTTCTGTATGTTTCGCCTGAGAGGTTACAAGCCGATTGGATCATAGAACGTATAAAAGAATTGCATATAAATCTTGTTGCTATAGATGAAGCGCATTGTGTGTCGCAATGGGGGCATGATTTTAGACCAGCGTATTTAAAAATATCTGAATTAAAAAAACATTTGCCCTATGTTCCTTTTCTAGCCCTAACAGCATCGGCTACAAAAAGAGTGCAAGATGATATTGTAACAAATTTAGGATTAGAAACCCCTATTGTATATAAAAAATCATTCTTTAGAGAGAATATAGCCTACATGGTTTTTGAAACCGAAGACAAACTACATCGTTTACAACAAATACTCACTAAAAATCCTGAACCCTCTATTATATATGTTCGTAATAGAAAGTCGTGTCACGATGTTTCGCAACAACTCCAATCGTTAGGGTATAAAGCGACTTATTATCATGGCGGGCTTAGAGAAAAAGAAAAAGAAGCCAATATGAAGGCTTGGATGCAAGAAAAAGTGCAAGTAATAGTAGCTACTAATGCTTTTGGTATGGGGATAGATAAGGTTAATGTGAAAACAGTTATTCATATACAACTTCCAGAAAATCCAGAAAACTATTATCAGGAAGCAGGTAGAGTAGGGCGAAACGGCGAAAAATCATTTGCTATATTGCTTATAAATAAGTCGGATATTGTAGTTACTCAAAATCAGTTTATAGAAGTCTTGCCAGATAGAAAGTTTTTAAAAAATGTATATTCTCGATTAAATAGTTATTTACAAATAGCCTATGGTGAAGGTATAGGGCAAACTTTCCCTTTTAACCTTAATGCCTTTTGCTGGCAATATAAATTTTCTGTTGTAAAAACATATAATGCGCTTCAGTTTTTAGATAGGCAAAGTATCATTACATTATCTAAACAATTTTCAGAAAGTATTACACTTCAGTTTCTGGTGTCAAGTAAAGAAGTATTGCGTTATACAAGCCTTAATCCTGCAGATGAGGAGATGGTTCTTGCTATTTTAAGAAATTATGCAGGTATATTTGATATGGAAACAGCTATTAATACTAATCTTATAACAAGGAAGGCAAAAACTAGTGAACAGGAACTTTTAGCCTTAATGCAGCGTTTACAACAAAAAGGAATTATTAGCTATACTAGTAAAGGAGCTGATAGTAGTCTTACTTTTAATGAGATTAGAGAAGATGATTTGACTATTAATCGTGTTGCGGTTTTTTTAGAACAACAAAACAAAATAAAATTACAGCAATTTGAGACAATAGTGCATTATGCAACAAATACTAATAGGTGTAAGAGTCGTTTACTACTCGATTATTTTGACGAGGAAAAAAGTAAAGATTGTGGTATTTGTTCTTATTGTATAACTAAAAATAAAAAGTCGAGAAATATTATTGATCTAGCACAATCAGTATTACAACTGTTAGAAAAAGGTTCTTGCAATTCGCGTGAGATAGAGCAAAAACTTGAACTTTCATCACAGGAAA